Proteins encoded in a region of the Actinomycetota bacterium genome:
- the rpsO gene encoding 30S ribosomal protein S15 encodes MPLNSERKLEIIEEYRSHEQDTGSAEVQIAILSKRIDDLTEHLKVHKKDHHSRRGLLKMVGKRRRLLDYLKDKDVERYRELIERLGLRR; translated from the coding sequence ATGCCCCTCAACAGTGAACGGAAACTCGAGATAATCGAGGAGTACAGATCTCACGAGCAGGACACCGGGTCCGCTGAAGTCCAGATCGCTATCCTCTCCAAGCGTATTGATGACCTTACCGAGCACCTCAAGGTGCATAAAAAGGACCATCACTCACGCAGAGGACTGCTGAAGATGGTCGGCAAGAGGAGAAGGCTCCTCGACTATCTCAAGGACAAGGACGTGGAAAGGTACCGCGAGCTCATCGAGAGATTGGGACTACGGCGTTAG